The Leifsonia williamsii genome includes a region encoding these proteins:
- a CDS encoding response regulator transcription factor, protein MDETRRVLIAEDDSRLAAMLASLLRSEGFEPEVAADGQRALHRGLTGDFDVLVLDRGLPAVEGLSVLRGLRDSGVTTPVLVLSALGTAPDRVDGLNAGAEDYLAKPFDIDELVARVRALTRRASATVPTVRFPGGRLDPDSRTVTLDDGSKTLLSERESALLERLARRPGQVFSRAVLLDEVFADADDPGVVDTYVHHLRKKFGRALIETVRGLGYRMGALP, encoded by the coding sequence ATGGACGAGACCCGGCGGGTGCTCATCGCGGAGGACGACAGCCGTCTCGCCGCGATGCTCGCGTCGCTGCTGCGCTCCGAGGGCTTCGAGCCGGAGGTGGCCGCCGACGGGCAGCGGGCGCTGCACCGGGGGCTCACCGGCGATTTCGACGTGCTGGTCCTCGACCGCGGCCTTCCCGCGGTCGAGGGGCTGAGCGTGCTGCGCGGCCTCCGTGACAGCGGGGTGACGACGCCGGTCCTCGTGCTGTCAGCGCTCGGCACGGCGCCCGACCGCGTCGACGGGCTCAACGCGGGGGCCGAGGACTACCTGGCGAAGCCGTTCGACATCGACGAGCTCGTGGCGCGGGTGCGTGCGCTCACGCGCCGCGCCTCCGCCACCGTGCCGACGGTGCGTTTCCCCGGCGGCAGGCTCGACCCCGACAGCCGCACGGTCACGCTCGACGACGGGTCGAAGACGCTGCTCTCGGAGCGGGAGTCCGCGCTGCTGGAGCGGCTGGCCCGGCGGCCAGGACAGGTCTTCTCGCGTGCGGTCCTGCTGGACGAGGTGTTCGCGGACGCCGACGACCCGGGGGTGGTCGACACCTACGTGCACCACCTGCGCAAGAAGTTCGGGCGCGCGCTGATCGAGACCGTGCGCGGGCTGGGCTACCGGATGGGCGCGCTGCCGTGA
- a CDS encoding sensor histidine kinase gives MTGGTAGDPPDRELRSASRRLATQFAVIILGLVVALGVVVYVVVAAGQAEAAQRVLADASMVDSPHDAPRNLLVTVVTPDGVQSSPGLPDGLPDRQAIEQVMEHGGTRSSTVEAGGERYLTETDVRHGRVVQISYGLGEQEEELERLLVALVASGVIATVAAAGIGLLLARRAIRPLADALALQRRFVADAGHELRTPLTLLSTRAQLLRRHVAGSDTAGGDEEVRSGLDEIVDDSRALTEIVQDLLTVADPRQTAEVEGVDLAALAQAVARSAAGKAEERGLRIQIDGAREAVVTGAPVSLRRMIVALVDNALDHAATDIALRLSEERDEVVLSVTDDGPGFSPGVEATAFERFASVRDPQQADGRARHYGLGLALVAEVVARHQGTVSAANAEPGGAVVTVRLPRRR, from the coding sequence GTGACGGGCGGTACGGCCGGCGATCCCCCCGACCGCGAGCTGCGCTCCGCCTCCCGCCGGCTCGCCACCCAGTTCGCGGTCATCATCCTCGGGCTGGTCGTCGCGCTCGGCGTCGTCGTGTACGTGGTCGTCGCGGCCGGTCAGGCCGAGGCCGCGCAACGGGTGCTCGCCGACGCGTCGATGGTGGACTCGCCACACGATGCGCCGCGCAACCTCCTCGTCACCGTGGTGACGCCCGACGGGGTGCAGAGCTCTCCCGGCCTGCCGGACGGGCTGCCCGACCGGCAGGCCATCGAGCAGGTCATGGAGCACGGCGGGACGCGGTCGAGCACTGTGGAGGCCGGCGGCGAGCGCTACCTCACCGAGACCGACGTGCGGCACGGCCGGGTGGTGCAGATCTCGTACGGGCTCGGCGAGCAGGAGGAGGAGCTCGAGCGCCTCCTCGTCGCCCTCGTCGCCTCCGGCGTCATCGCGACGGTCGCGGCGGCGGGCATCGGCCTGCTGCTGGCCCGGCGCGCCATCCGCCCGCTCGCGGACGCGCTCGCCCTGCAGCGCCGCTTCGTGGCGGACGCCGGGCACGAGCTGCGCACGCCCCTCACGCTGCTCAGCACCCGTGCCCAGCTGCTCCGCCGCCATGTCGCCGGCAGCGACACGGCCGGAGGGGACGAGGAGGTGCGCTCCGGGCTCGACGAGATCGTCGACGACAGCCGGGCGCTCACCGAGATCGTGCAGGATCTGCTGACGGTCGCCGACCCGCGGCAGACCGCCGAGGTCGAGGGCGTCGACCTGGCCGCGCTCGCCCAGGCGGTCGCCCGCTCGGCGGCGGGGAAGGCGGAGGAGCGCGGGCTGCGCATCCAAATCGACGGCGCGCGCGAGGCGGTCGTCACCGGCGCCCCGGTGTCACTGCGGCGCATGATCGTCGCCCTGGTCGACAACGCGCTGGACCACGCGGCGACCGACATCGCGCTGCGCCTGAGCGAGGAGCGCGACGAGGTCGTGCTGAGCGTCACCGACGACGGACCGGGCTTCTCCCCCGGCGTGGAGGCCACGGCCTTCGAGCGGTTCGCCTCGGTGCGCGACCCGCAACAGGCCGACGGTCGCGCGCGGCACTACGGTTTGGGCCTCGCGCTCGTGGCGGAGGTCGTCGCCCGCCACCAGGGAACCGTCTCGGCGGCCAACGCGGAGCCGGGCGGCGCCGTGGTCACGGTGCGGTTGCCTCGTCGTCGGTGA
- a CDS encoding heavy metal translocating P-type ATPase: protein MRVARLVLRYRVVSLTVVVGLVCAILALAGQWEAAAWIGGAYALAVALGYTVRMVRELRAGRVGVDLLAIVAIVATVLVGEIAASLIVVLMLSGGEALEDYANRRARRELDALLTRDPRSAHRYDGDTVVDVPIQEVRVGDLLLVRPPEVVPVDAELVSADAAFDVSSITGESLPVEKAAGDTVLSGSLNGTEAVRVRATALAADSQYQQIVALVAQASQSKAKVVRLADRFAVPFTVFSLLLAGTAWFVSGDPVRFAEVLVLATPCPLLIAAPVAFIGGMSRAARSGIIVRNGTVFEGLASARTAVFDKTGTLTTGRPVLREVRPAAGMEADELLALTASAEQYSSHVLAASVVAAAAERGLALRPVTDAEERATDGVVARVGGREVAVGKFRFVRSFAPDVERQPFAAGELAIYVAVDGAFGGTIIERDPPRPDAPGTIRRLRELGIGDIELLTGDAAETAASVAGELGITRFQAECLPADKVERVSSITERPVIMVGDGVNDAPVLASADVGVAMGAKGATAASESADVVLLVDAVARVADAVVIGRRTVSIALQSIWLGIAASVVLMVIATFGLIPAVVGALLQEVVDLATILAALRAARAGPGEAPPMRPKPFTDDEATAP from the coding sequence ATGCGCGTCGCCCGCCTGGTGCTCCGCTACCGCGTCGTGTCGCTGACCGTCGTCGTCGGACTGGTCTGCGCGATCCTCGCCCTGGCCGGCCAGTGGGAAGCAGCGGCGTGGATCGGCGGCGCGTACGCGCTCGCGGTTGCGCTCGGCTACACGGTCCGGATGGTCCGGGAGCTGCGGGCCGGCCGTGTCGGCGTCGACCTGCTCGCGATCGTCGCGATCGTCGCGACCGTGCTCGTGGGCGAGATCGCAGCCTCCCTCATCGTCGTGCTGATGCTGAGCGGCGGGGAGGCGCTGGAGGACTACGCGAACCGGCGGGCGCGGCGCGAGCTCGACGCCCTCCTCACCAGGGACCCGCGCTCGGCGCACCGCTACGACGGCGACACGGTCGTCGACGTGCCGATCCAGGAGGTGCGGGTCGGCGACCTCCTGCTGGTCCGCCCCCCCGAGGTGGTCCCCGTCGACGCGGAGCTCGTGTCGGCGGACGCCGCCTTCGACGTCTCCTCGATCACGGGCGAGAGCCTCCCCGTCGAGAAGGCCGCGGGCGACACCGTGCTGAGCGGGAGCCTGAACGGCACGGAGGCGGTGCGAGTGCGGGCGACCGCGCTCGCCGCGGACAGCCAGTACCAGCAGATCGTCGCACTGGTCGCGCAGGCGTCGCAGAGCAAGGCGAAGGTGGTGCGGCTCGCCGACCGGTTCGCCGTGCCGTTCACCGTGTTCTCGCTGCTGCTGGCCGGCACGGCCTGGTTCGTGAGCGGAGACCCGGTGCGGTTCGCCGAGGTGCTCGTGCTCGCCACGCCGTGCCCGCTGCTGATCGCGGCGCCGGTGGCGTTCATCGGCGGGATGAGCCGGGCGGCCCGCTCGGGCATCATCGTCCGCAACGGCACCGTGTTCGAGGGGCTCGCCTCCGCCCGCACGGCCGTCTTCGACAAGACAGGGACCCTCACCACCGGCCGCCCGGTGCTGCGCGAGGTGCGCCCGGCCGCGGGGATGGAGGCGGACGAGCTGCTGGCGCTGACCGCGAGCGCCGAGCAGTACTCGTCGCACGTGCTCGCCGCCTCCGTCGTGGCCGCCGCCGCGGAGCGCGGGCTCGCCCTGCGGCCGGTGACCGACGCCGAGGAGCGCGCGACCGACGGAGTGGTTGCCAGGGTGGGCGGCCGCGAGGTGGCCGTCGGGAAGTTCCGCTTCGTGCGCTCGTTCGCACCCGACGTCGAGCGTCAGCCGTTCGCCGCCGGCGAGCTGGCGATCTACGTGGCGGTGGACGGCGCCTTCGGCGGCACCATCATCGAGCGGGACCCGCCGCGTCCCGACGCTCCCGGCACGATCCGGCGGCTGCGGGAGCTGGGCATCGGCGACATCGAGCTGCTGACCGGCGACGCCGCCGAGACCGCCGCGAGCGTGGCCGGCGAGCTCGGCATCACCCGCTTCCAGGCCGAGTGCCTGCCCGCCGACAAGGTGGAGCGCGTCTCCTCCATCACCGAGCGCCCCGTCATCATGGTGGGCGACGGCGTCAACGACGCGCCGGTGCTGGCGAGCGCCGACGTCGGCGTCGCGATGGGCGCCAAGGGCGCGACCGCGGCGAGCGAGTCCGCCGACGTGGTGCTGCTGGTGGACGCCGTCGCCCGCGTCGCCGACGCCGTCGTCATCGGCCGTCGCACCGTCTCCATCGCCCTGCAGAGCATCTGGCTCGGCATCGCGGCGTCGGTCGTGCTGATGGTGATCGCGACGTTCGGGCTGATCCCGGCGGTCGTCGGGGCGCTGCTGCAGGAGGTGGTGGACCTGGCGACGATCCTGGCGGCGTTGCGCGCGGCGCGGGCGGGGCCGGGGGAGGCGCCGCCCATGCGGCCGAAGCCCTTCACCGACGACGAGGCAACCGCACCGTGA
- a CDS encoding RNA polymerase sigma factor has product MPTDDTIFDANVRAVIPLVTAALVSRYGDFADCEDAVQEALLEAAVTWPREGRPRDVRGWLLTAARRRYIDVVRSNVARRAREERDAALEVRDTDERDREVRDTDDSLGLLVLCCHPALQPPAQVALTLRAVCGLSTAQIAAAFYVGEATMAQRITRGKRAIDAAGRRFGLPGAREVAERSPAVRTALYLMFNEGYAPTDGASAVHAELVAEAIRLTRLLHTAAPGDAETTALLALMLLTDARTGARADDDGGLIALPVQDRSRWDRAELAEGRRLAAAALASGPATPLVIQTAIAAVHAAADDADATDWRQILALYDALVRVDPGPAPRLGRVVAVGMVSGPLAGLAELGELEADERLAGSHRLPSVRAALLERAGALDAARDAYATARDRTTNDAERRWLSAQVERLSPPDGPTPTA; this is encoded by the coding sequence ATGCCGACGGACGACACGATCTTCGACGCGAACGTGCGCGCGGTGATCCCGCTGGTCACCGCCGCCCTCGTGTCGCGCTACGGCGACTTCGCCGACTGCGAGGACGCGGTGCAGGAGGCTCTGCTCGAGGCCGCGGTGACCTGGCCGCGCGAGGGGCGTCCGCGAGACGTGCGCGGCTGGCTGCTCACGGCCGCCCGCCGCCGTTACATCGACGTCGTGCGGTCGAATGTCGCCCGGCGGGCGCGCGAGGAGCGCGATGCGGCCCTCGAGGTGCGCGACACCGACGAACGCGACAGGGAGGTGCGCGACACCGACGACTCCCTCGGGCTGCTCGTGCTGTGCTGCCACCCGGCGCTGCAGCCTCCCGCGCAGGTCGCGCTGACCCTGCGAGCGGTGTGCGGGCTGAGCACCGCGCAGATCGCCGCCGCGTTCTATGTGGGCGAGGCGACCATGGCCCAGCGGATCACGCGGGGCAAGCGCGCCATCGACGCAGCGGGGAGGCGGTTCGGCCTTCCCGGAGCACGGGAGGTCGCGGAGCGGTCCCCCGCGGTACGCACCGCGCTCTACCTCATGTTCAACGAGGGGTACGCGCCGACCGACGGCGCCTCTGCGGTGCACGCCGAGCTGGTCGCCGAGGCGATCCGGCTCACCCGGCTGCTGCACACGGCTGCGCCCGGCGACGCGGAGACGACGGCGCTGCTGGCCCTCATGCTCCTGACCGACGCGCGCACCGGCGCCCGCGCCGACGACGACGGCGGGCTGATCGCGCTGCCCGTCCAGGACCGGAGCCGCTGGGACCGGGCCGAGCTCGCCGAGGGCCGCCGCCTGGCCGCCGCCGCCCTCGCTTCCGGCCCCGCGACGCCCCTGGTCATCCAGACCGCGATCGCCGCCGTGCATGCCGCGGCGGACGACGCCGACGCCACCGACTGGCGGCAGATCCTCGCCCTCTACGACGCGCTCGTCCGCGTCGACCCCGGCCCGGCGCCGCGGCTCGGGCGGGTTGTCGCCGTCGGCATGGTGAGCGGTCCGCTCGCCGGGCTGGCGGAGCTGGGCGAGCTGGAGGCGGACGAGCGGCTCGCGGGCAGCCACCGCCTCCCCTCGGTCAGAGCCGCGCTGCTGGAGCGTGCGGGCGCACTGGACGCCGCCCGCGACGCGTACGCCACGGCCCGCGACCGCACCACGAACGACGCGGAGCGCCGCTGGCTCTCCGCCCAGGTCGAGCGGCTGTCACCGCCCGACGGACCCACCCCCACCGCCTGA
- a CDS encoding YciI family protein — protein MTDTTNQYLLLYLTAPDGEPWSEADDDIADWLAAGEAAGALIFGERVKEMADARMVAKRSGQVAVTDGPFAEFKEWFAGFDLINAADLDAAVEIGSRHPCARYGKVLVLPLMDPVTSNELLEATIRARSAAV, from the coding sequence ATGACCGACACCACCAACCAGTACCTGCTGCTCTACCTGACGGCGCCCGACGGCGAGCCGTGGAGCGAGGCCGACGACGACATCGCGGACTGGCTCGCCGCCGGCGAGGCTGCGGGCGCGCTGATCTTCGGCGAACGCGTGAAGGAGATGGCGGACGCGCGCATGGTCGCGAAGCGCTCCGGGCAGGTCGCCGTGACCGACGGGCCCTTCGCGGAGTTCAAGGAGTGGTTCGCCGGCTTCGACCTGATCAACGCCGCCGACCTGGACGCCGCCGTGGAGATCGGCTCCCGGCACCCCTGCGCCCGCTACGGCAAGGTGCTCGTCCTGCCTCTGATGGACCCGGTCACCTCGAACGAACTGCTCGAGGCGACCATCCGGGCGCGCAGCGCGGCGGTTTAG